In a genomic window of Mucilaginibacter sp. KACC 22063:
- the rplT gene encoding 50S ribosomal protein L20 — protein MPRSVNAVASRRRRKKIMNLAKGYWGSRSKVYTVAKNTVEKGLQYAYRDRKTKKREFRALWIQRINAGARQHGISYSQLMGKLNAKEIGLNRKVLADLAMNHPDAFKAIVDAAVK, from the coding sequence ATGCCACGTTCAGTTAACGCAGTAGCGTCGAGAAGACGAAGAAAAAAAATCATGAACCTCGCCAAAGGTTATTGGGGTTCACGTAGCAAGGTTTACACCGTTGCAAAAAACACAGTTGAAAAAGGTTTACAGTATGCTTACCGCGACCGTAAAACCAAAAAGAGAGAATTCAGAGCTTTGTGGATTCAGCGTATCAACGCTGGTGCCCGTCAGCATGGTATTTCTTACTCTCAATTAATGGGTAAATTAAATGCTAAAGAAATCGGTTTAAACCGTAAGGTATTGGCTGATTTAGCAATGAATCATCCAGATGCATTTAAAGCTATTGTTGACGCTGCTGTGAAATAA
- the rpmI gene encoding 50S ribosomal protein L35, with translation MPKMKTNSSAKKRFKLTGTGKIARKNAYKSHILTKMSNKRKRALGQTSLVADADMGNVKRMLCIGK, from the coding sequence ATGCCAAAAATGAAAACCAATTCCAGTGCTAAAAAGCGTTTTAAGCTTACTGGAACCGGTAAAATTGCTAGAAAAAACGCATACAAAAGCCACATCTTAACCAAGATGTCTAACAAACGTAAGCGTGCCCTTGGCCAAACCAGCTTAGTTGCTGATGCCGACATGGGTAATGTTAAACGTATGCTTTGTATCGGAAAGTAA
- the infC gene encoding translation initiation factor IF-3 has product MALNKPNFSRGPRPPFKKKEAEHNINQFIRAQEVRLVGDNIEQGVYSLRDALRIAEEQELDLVEISPNANPPVCRVIDYNKFIYEQKKKLKEIKSNAKQTVIKEIRFGPNTDDHDFEFKLKHAIKFLEAGEKVRAYVHFKGRAIVYKEQGEILLLRFAQALEEVGKVEQLPKLEGKRMFLTVAPKAAKK; this is encoded by the coding sequence TTGGCATTAAATAAACCAAATTTTAGTAGAGGGCCACGTCCTCCATTCAAGAAAAAAGAAGCGGAACATAATATCAACCAATTTATCCGTGCACAGGAAGTGCGTTTAGTTGGCGATAATATTGAGCAGGGAGTTTACTCATTAAGAGATGCACTACGCATTGCTGAAGAGCAGGAACTTGATTTGGTTGAAATATCTCCTAACGCTAATCCCCCTGTTTGTAGAGTAATAGACTATAATAAGTTTATTTACGAACAGAAGAAAAAGCTGAAAGAGATCAAAAGTAACGCTAAGCAAACGGTTATTAAAGAAATACGTTTCGGGCCAAATACTGATGATCACGACTTTGAGTTTAAGCTGAAACATGCCATCAAATTCCTGGAAGCAGGGGAGAAGGTTAGGGCTTATGTACACTTTAAAGGCCGTGCTATTGTTTACAAAGAGCAGGGCGAGATTTTGCTGCTGCGTTTTGCACAGGCATTAGAAGAAGTGGGTAAGGTAGAGCAGCTTCCGAAACTGGAAGGGAAACGTATGTTTTTAACTGTTGCGCCTAAGGCAGCTAAAAAGTAA
- the thrS gene encoding threonine--tRNA ligase: protein MINITLPDGSVRQYDKGITSMQIALSISEGLARNVLAAEVNGQVWDASRPIEENSTVKLLTWNDTQGKSTFWHSSAHLMAEALEALYPGTKFGIGPAIETGFYYDVDFGDREFSSDDFKQIEDKMLELAKAKSEYIRKPVSKAEALAYFTEKGDEYKLDLIKDLPDGSITFYSQGNFTDLCRGPHIPNTGFIKAVKLMNVAGAYWRGDETRKQLTRIYGVTFTKASELADYLRIIEEAKKRDHRKLGKELELFAFSEKVGMGLPLWLPKGTALRERLVNFLQRAQVKAGYEQVITPHIGHKNLYVTSGHYEKYGKDSFQPIKTPQEGEEFFLKPMNCPHHCEIYKTKPRSYKDLPVRYAEFGTVYRYEQSGELHGLTRVRGFTQDDAHLFCRPDQVKEEFKKVIDLVLYVFSALGFEDYTAQVSLRDPENKSKYIGSDENWTLAEAAIQEAAAEKGLPTVVELGEAAFYGPKLDFMVKDALGRKWQLGTIQVDYNLPERFELEYTGSDNQKHRPVMIHRAPFGSLERFVAVLIEHCAGNFPLWLSPEQYVILPISEKFEDYAKKLSDELKNSDIRGLIDFRDEKIGRKIRDAEVKKIPYMLIVGEKEAAEGTISVRKHGQGDLGSLSIEEFKQQLIKETTV, encoded by the coding sequence ATGATTAACATCACACTCCCTGATGGTTCCGTTCGTCAGTATGACAAGGGAATTACATCCATGCAAATCGCATTATCAATTTCAGAAGGTTTAGCGCGTAACGTTTTAGCAGCCGAAGTAAACGGACAGGTTTGGGATGCCAGCCGCCCGATTGAGGAAAATTCGACTGTTAAGCTGCTTACCTGGAATGATACCCAGGGTAAATCAACTTTCTGGCATTCATCAGCCCACTTAATGGCTGAGGCTTTAGAGGCGCTTTATCCAGGCACCAAATTCGGTATCGGTCCGGCTATCGAAACCGGTTTTTACTACGATGTTGATTTTGGCGACCGCGAATTTTCATCAGACGATTTTAAACAAATTGAAGACAAAATGCTGGAGCTTGCCAAGGCAAAGTCGGAATACATCCGCAAGCCTGTAAGCAAAGCCGAAGCTTTAGCATATTTTACTGAAAAAGGCGATGAGTACAAGCTTGACCTGATAAAGGACCTGCCTGATGGCTCGATCACTTTTTACAGCCAGGGTAATTTTACCGACCTTTGCCGTGGTCCGCACATTCCGAATACTGGCTTTATTAAAGCAGTTAAATTAATGAATGTTGCAGGGGCTTACTGGCGCGGCGATGAGACACGTAAACAGTTAACCCGGATCTACGGTGTTACTTTTACTAAGGCCAGCGAGCTTGCTGATTATCTGCGTATTATTGAGGAAGCTAAAAAGCGTGACCACCGTAAATTAGGTAAAGAACTGGAACTGTTCGCCTTCTCAGAGAAGGTAGGTATGGGCTTACCTTTATGGTTGCCAAAAGGTACTGCCTTACGTGAGCGCCTGGTTAACTTTTTACAACGCGCACAAGTGAAAGCCGGGTATGAGCAAGTAATTACTCCGCATATAGGACATAAAAACCTGTATGTGACTTCTGGCCACTATGAGAAATACGGTAAAGATAGTTTTCAGCCGATAAAGACACCGCAGGAAGGTGAGGAGTTTTTCCTGAAACCGATGAACTGTCCGCATCATTGCGAGATCTATAAAACAAAGCCACGTTCATACAAGGACTTGCCAGTTCGCTATGCTGAATTTGGTACTGTTTACCGTTACGAGCAAAGCGGCGAGCTACACGGTTTAACCCGTGTACGTGGCTTTACTCAGGATGATGCACACTTGTTTTGCCGCCCAGACCAGGTGAAAGAAGAATTTAAAAAGGTGATTGACCTTGTATTATATGTATTCTCAGCCCTGGGCTTTGAAGATTATACTGCACAGGTATCATTGCGAGATCCGGAAAATAAATCAAAATACATTGGTAGCGATGAAAACTGGACATTGGCTGAGGCTGCTATCCAGGAAGCTGCTGCCGAAAAAGGGTTGCCAACAGTAGTCGAACTTGGTGAGGCTGCATTTTACGGCCCTAAGCTTGACTTTATGGTGAAGGATGCACTTGGACGCAAATGGCAGTTAGGTACCATCCAGGTTGATTATAATCTTCCGGAGCGTTTCGAGTTAGAATATACTGGCAGCGATAACCAGAAACACCGCCCTGTAATGATCCACCGTGCACCGTTCGGTTCACTGGAGCGTTTTGTGGCTGTTTTGATTGAGCATTGCGCCGGAAACTTCCCGTTATGGTTATCGCCAGAACAATATGTTATTTTGCCGATCTCGGAGAAATTTGAAGATTATGCGAAAAAACTTTCAGATGAATTAAAAAATTCCGATATTCGCGGGCTAATTGACTTCAGAGATGAGAAGATCGGACGTAAAATCCGGGATGCTGAAGTGAAGAAGATCCCTTATATGCTGATCGTAGGCGAGAAGGAAGCTGCCGAGGGCACTATTTCAGTTCGTAAACACGGTCAGGGTGATTTGGGAAGTTTAAGTATAGAAGAATTTAAGCAACAATTAATAAAAGAAACAACAGTATAA